In Zingiber officinale cultivar Zhangliang chromosome 3A, Zo_v1.1, whole genome shotgun sequence, the DNA window ttcatccattcatctccCATTCTATTGCGTAAATCAGTCTTCACAGTCTTCATTGCAGAAAATACTCGTTCAACCGAAGCAGTTGCAACTGGTAAAACTAATGCCAACTCTATCATACGATAAACCAATGGGAACACCAAATGTTTTTCAGTCTCAACCAATTTCTGAGCAAGAATTCCCAAGTCATCAATTGAAGAAAAGTAAGGATCATCCCGCAGATTATAAAAGTAACTCATAAGTTGttgttccaaaaataaataatcagTACCACAGAAGTCCTCAGGATAAAAATCAGCAAGATGGATGAGTTTGTGAACATCAAATTGAGAGAAAGAATTTCTTGGATGAAGACATGATATGCAACCAAGCAATTCTGTACTAACTTCTGTAAAACGATTATTCATCTCTTGTATAATTAAATCAACAACCTATCATTCAAATTTGCAACCATGAtaacattaataatcaatgaaatatctttaacaaaaaaaatagatatttagAAATAATACCTGACAAAAAATCTCCACACGATAATGATGAAAATTGGTGATGAGCTGCCCTCTACGCCTACCATGACCACGAGTTAGCATGTTGTCCTCCATATCAAGTATTGGAATCATATTCAATTCACAAAATGTGTTAACTTGTTCCAAAATTATCTGCCATCCATCTTCCCTGAAGTCTTGTAGTCGACATTTCACACTTCTAACCAAGGACATGGCTTGAACAATATTTTGATCCCCTTGTTGTAAGGAAAGTGATAACTCATTTGTAATTCCCAATATATACTTCATCAAATGTAACACAAAAACAAATTGATAACTCTCCATCTTCTCAATTAAACCTGCGGCAACACCTTTATTTGCAGAATAAGAGGCGTCATCATATACATTTCCTAACACTTCTATCACTGAGGACCACATAGAGCATAAACGAAGTAATGTTAAGTAGTGTGATCCCCAACGAGTATCTCCAGGTCTTGCTAAACTAGTttcttgattttttccttttccacTAGTAATTTCTCCACTTTCCAATTCAGCAATTATTTTATCATGTTGAATCTTTCTAAGttgatctctcctcttacaagatgCTCCAGATATATTCACAATCATAGTGATATACCCAAAAAATTCACTCACAGTAAAATTGTCATGGGCAACAACAACAAGAACTAATTGGAGCTGGTGAGAGAAACAGTGAACATACATTGCAAATGGATTTTCTTGTAGTATCAGAGATTTCAATCCATTGAACTCACCACGCATATTTGAAGCTCCATCATATCCTTGGCCTCTCAATCTAGATAATGATAAACCATGTTGCACAAATAAAGCATCAATAGCCATTTTCAAAGAATGAGAACTGGTGTCAGGCACATGCACAACTGCAAGAAATCGTTCAATCACACATCCTTTTTTATTCACATACCTCAAAACAACTCCCATATGCTCCTTCACTGAACTGTCCCTAGCCTCATCAACCATCAAAGAAAAGAATTTATCTCCAATATCATTGATTATAGCAAGTGTAATCTCTGAAGCACAAGCAcgtgttaaatccttttgaatttttggggaagtcaattgattgtttgcaggagcattttattttataactttAGAAACCTCTTCATTTTGTTGACTATACCATTCAAGCAACTCAAGAAAATTACCTCTATTTGAAGAACTAGTTGACTCATCGTGTCCACGAAAGGGCAACCCTTGCTTCAATAGAAAGCGTGTCACATCCAGCATTGCTGTTAAACGAGTCCGATAATCAATTTCCATATCGCGACTATGTACTCGTAAAATATTCCCCACACTATGCCTTTGATCTTGAAAAGCCTCAAATTGTATTCTAGCTTCATTGTGACAACTATTCACAGTCCCCATATGACGATTGAATCTTTCTAATGCCCTTTTCCAATTGTTGTATCCATCTTTTATAAAGGCATTATctacattttctttatttaaagGTTTGAAGAGATAACACCAAAAACAAAATGCAGcatcttttgatatgctatactctagccatgtatattttttatacCAAGTTCCTTGAAAACTTCTTTCTTGATTACCAAAAGTTGTTTTCGGATACACATGACCATTTGGTTGACAAGGCCCTCGGAGCGCATACTCTCTTCGAGCTTGATCTCGAATAGTAATATCAAATTCTTCAATTGGTTTTCGTAATCCCGGATCACTAACAATATCATCCAAATTCAATTCTACACGGGATTGATTTTCTACTTGTTCAATAACATTCGGCTCATTAGAGGAGCTAGAGCCGGAACTACGAGTTCGTTTAAAAAATCTCTCCATATCCTacacaaataaataactaaaaataaattatgtaatgaacaactacaaatgtaATGGAAAAATATATGTTGAACTAAAACTTTAATAAACTACCATAGACCACAGTACCATTGCCAATTTAATAGAAATATAGAATACTCATGGAAAACTAAATAGTCTAAACTATAAATGTAATTCTgcatattttacaaaaaaaataaaataaataataatggaAAACTACCAAtctaatagaaaactaaactatgGTAAATTCACTAAATTGTAATATGGACTgtacattttcaaaaaaaatcaaataataaaaaaaatttaaaacatagcAAATCTAAGTTCTAACCTTGTGAAGAAATGGTGTTGAAGCTTGGATTTGGAGGCTTAGAGTTAGAGTCGAGAGAGACTACGAGTTGGAGTTGGAGGCTGGAGACCTTGGTCCTTACTCCTTGGGCTTGGACAGTTGGACTCTAGTCTCTAGAACCTTGGTTGGAGGCTTGGAGTTGGAGAGTTAGAGTTGGAACTTGGAGGAGAGTTGAGTAACTTGAGTGGGAGTGGGAGAAGAGCTGAGGActgaggaggaagaagtggagtTAAGGACTTAGGGTTTGAAGTTTGAATCGCCGTCTGCGAAATGTGAAGCAGCAGGCAGCAGCTGCAATTCTGCAAAGCAATTTGGGGCTTTTACTTTTTACCAACCctgtttaatgtttttttttaatttaatttatttaacaatGGGCCCCAcctattattgtttaattaaaattggtaaaaaaatttaaaaaaaaaacaaaacaaaacttcGTCTTCTTCGGCACAGCCATACAGTGACACAGACGCAAACTGCACACACGCTTCACGCTTCACAGGCCGGCGCCGGCGCACGCACTACGCACAGCGGCACAGCGCAGGCACAGCCGTCGCGGCACGCCGGCGGCGCATGACGCTCCGCCACAGGGGAGGGCCATCGGCGTCCGGCAATGGCAGTGGCCAGTGGGCGGTGCGCCGACGTCCAGTGGTCCAAGTGGAGGTGGGGGGGCTGAAGCCTCCTCATTCCGGTGATGTATAGTGGACGGCAAcaagttgggggggggggggggggctgaaGCCCCCCCACTGATTTGAGCTCGTCCAATTGATTGGGGCGTGTTTGTTAACCCTTTTGGTATAAAGCATTCTAATGTTTACCTTTTAACAAAATCGCCCTGTTTTCTTTATGAAGCTCGGGAAATACCCCCATCAATGCTTAACTTAGGCAAAGCGGGAAGGAGTTTGACTGAGATTTTTATATGTCATGGCACTATTTATCAACGGTACGATGACAAATGTAGCAGAAGGCGTTGTGGGTGTAATTTCTAAGGTCAGTTTTGAGTAGATATGGATTCTTGTGGAATGTCTCGTGGAGTTTCCCGGAGCTGCAGTGTTCCAGCTTCAGTTGTATGGAGAGGAAAGTCTCATCCTAAGTATGACAGATGGTCTCCAAACTAAGAGGCATTTTACAATCGGCCTAGTTTTAGTAGGCAGCCGTAGAGGAAAGGAA includes these proteins:
- the LOC122050436 gene encoding zinc finger MYM-type protein 1-like, translating into MRRLQPPHLHLDHWTSAHRPLATAIAGRRWPSPVAERHAPPACRDGCACAVPLCVDMERFFKRTRSSGSSSSNEPNVIEQVENQSRVELNLDDIVSDPGLRKPIEEFDITIRDQARREYALRGPCQPNGHVYPKTTFENVDNAFIKDGYNNWKRALERFNRHMGTVNSCHNEARIQFEAFQDQRHSVGNILRVHSRDMEIDYRTRLTAMLDVTRFLLKQGLPFRGHDESTSSSNREITLAIINDIGDKFFSLMVDEARDSSVKEHMGVVLRYVNKKGCVIERFLAVVHVPDTSSHSLKMAIDALFVQHGLSLSRLRGQGYDGASNMRGEFNGLKSLILQENPFAMYVHCFSHQLQLVLVVVAHDNFTVSEFFGYITMIVNISGASCKRRDQLRKIQHDKIIAELESGEITSGKGKNQETSLARPGDTRWGSHYLTLLRLCSMWSSVIEVLGNVYDDASYSANKGVAAGLIEKMESYQFVFVLHLMKYILGITNELSLSLQQGDQNIVQAMSLVRSVKCRLQDFREDGWQIILEQVNTFCELNMIPILDMEDNMLTRGHGRRRGQLITNFHHYRVEIFCQVVDLIIQEMNNRFTEVSTELLGCISCLHPRNSFSQFDVHKLIHLADFYPEDFCGTDYLFLEQQLMSYFYNLRDDPYFSSIDDLGILAQKLVETEKHLVFPLVYRMIELALVLPVATASVERVFSAMKTVKTDLRNRMGDEWMNDSLVVYIEKDIFSTIENEQILQHFQQMQSRRIQLPPLVPTRQSSQTSVMENRSSIKWDKGKALEF